A genomic region of Pseudomonas sp. RSB 5.4 contains the following coding sequences:
- a CDS encoding PLP-dependent aminotransferase family protein codes for MPESPTLSMPFNPAGIELDRRQGLSRQLYQALRLRVLDGRLASGTRLPASRDLATALAISRNSVVRAYDQLYAEGFIEGRVGDGTYVAQLPQSALPTKKLSTKVSTGFSTGLPTALSTNWLDLPVIPSSKVIHSGAAQRLENNHLSLPPSGPPKAFRVGVPAFDLFPFEVWAKLNAAFWRKPDLQQLCYGDPAGDQRLRGLIAAYLRSSRGMQCTAEQIVITSGAQQGISLCAQLLVEPGDAVGIENPGYRAAGHAFAVAGGRLHGVPVDQDGIDCTALGQIADCRLAYVTPSHQYPTGVVMSLARRLELLAWAERSQGWIIEDDYDGEYRYSGAPLAPLAALDRQGRVLYVGTFGKVAFPALRLGYLVLPQGLVQAFARRRAVDVRHSEVSTQAVMAEFMAAGHFQRHIRRMRRAALSRRNCLLAHWPDNIEGVAGLPAVAAGLHLTVAVDSVARERELIAKAESVGVEVNGLSSYWLPDSLTPVDQRAGLVLGFAAVPEVDIQAALARLRSVWCD; via the coding sequence CCACGCTGTCCATGCCGTTCAATCCGGCCGGTATCGAGCTCGACCGCCGTCAGGGTTTGAGCCGCCAGCTCTATCAGGCGCTGCGTCTGCGCGTGCTGGACGGGCGTCTGGCCAGTGGCACGCGGCTGCCGGCCAGCCGTGATCTGGCGACAGCGTTGGCGATTTCCCGCAACAGCGTGGTGCGCGCCTACGATCAGTTGTACGCCGAAGGCTTCATCGAAGGCCGGGTCGGGGACGGCACGTATGTCGCCCAATTGCCGCAAAGCGCATTGCCCACGAAAAAACTATCCACAAAAGTATCCACAGGGTTTTCAACAGGCTTACCCACAGCCTTATCCACAAATTGGCTGGATTTACCTGTGATTCCATCCAGTAAAGTTATCCACAGCGGTGCTGCGCAGCGCCTGGAAAACAACCATTTATCGTTACCGCCAAGTGGCCCGCCGAAGGCTTTTCGGGTCGGTGTGCCGGCCTTCGATCTGTTCCCGTTCGAGGTCTGGGCCAAGCTCAACGCGGCTTTCTGGCGTAAACCCGATCTGCAGCAACTGTGTTACGGCGATCCGGCCGGGGATCAGCGTCTGCGCGGATTGATCGCCGCGTATTTGCGCAGTTCGCGCGGCATGCAATGCACCGCTGAGCAAATAGTGATCACCAGTGGCGCGCAGCAGGGCATCAGCCTTTGTGCACAGCTGCTGGTGGAGCCGGGCGATGCGGTGGGCATCGAAAATCCCGGCTACCGCGCAGCCGGCCATGCCTTTGCGGTAGCCGGGGGCCGGTTGCACGGGGTGCCTGTGGATCAGGACGGCATTGATTGCACAGCGCTGGGGCAAATTGCCGACTGCCGGCTGGCCTATGTCACACCTTCGCACCAGTACCCGACCGGTGTGGTCATGAGCCTCGCCCGGCGGCTTGAACTGCTGGCCTGGGCCGAGCGCAGCCAGGGCTGGATCATCGAGGACGATTACGACGGCGAGTACCGTTACAGCGGCGCACCGCTGGCTCCGTTGGCGGCACTGGATCGTCAGGGCCGGGTGCTCTACGTCGGCACCTTCGGCAAAGTCGCCTTTCCGGCGCTACGTCTGGGCTATCTGGTGTTGCCGCAGGGGCTGGTGCAGGCCTTCGCCCGACGCCGCGCGGTGGACGTGCGGCATTCGGAAGTCAGCACCCAGGCGGTGATGGCCGAATTCATGGCCGCCGGACATTTTCAGCGACATATCCGCCGGATGCGTCGCGCCGCCTTGAGTCGGCGCAACTGTCTGTTGGCGCATTGGCCGGACAACATCGAGGGCGTCGCAGGCCTGCCCGCCGTGGCTGCCGGGTTGCACCTGACGGTCGCGGTGGACAGTGTTGCCCGCGAACGCGAGCTGATCGCCAAGGCGGAAAGTGTCGGGGTCGAGGTCAATGGCCTGAGCAGCTATTGGCTACCCGACTCCCTCACCCCGGTGGATCAGCGCGCCGGCCTGGTGCTGGGGTTTGCCGCCGTGCCGGAGGTCGATATCCAGGCCGCTCTGGCACGGCTACGCAGCGTCTGGTGCGACTGA
- a CDS encoding DUF6543 domain-containing protein encodes MPESTAPSAVDILTQLVSGPSLTEVASNALKPALTRLYPQQAIDPERVVVGTPTWVIKKQRIEVGPCQFESLTDVLVRLALSGTTVTLIDGEHFLTEQPGVETAIQLPVKMETVGALLNELAPLLFKSLQEQQIDYWNETVSPAVPRWHQLSHTLQQVWNVSADNGWDADQRAMARAVFNQPDKTLRLPADTYQTRACLIDLDLDEGNQRSHLSILDTAVLVGTVGQRTLILSHSITQGFQRFNSFEELQKSLQWPVETGADGIDIKWRLFEPPGNFFDQQACAMIALEAQAIGDIDFFQRPVDAVFLPRRGAPGDSATGAQQVPARLTVTQHSLPPWLDNAAPADQTRYSRHLLDLVAMQQQHEGNTFQKEVPGIQAFTLGKLNSAIRQTPAQDFRLQDVEITVTSVVVWGTFVPPEQEQTLTLSLVELALQNLAGLPLGNIAVRYREGASAVPAWMTSTYLENLVTTVNIGKTYPDELKNRLLDDPARSSRLRQLYSRQLPVELPLLALQYKIRGQAGFDELGYRYVLAALASTAVDRRVDGQDIVIRPLGFVTGGQTDEVLNMFVIGPRDMSKGPCLLYRPLLDAPLLQFPSTANLLYAIRHSRSLRQSVLAWFPDRVRFNYSQYVFPGALPSVWTIPQLLVDPTSAPDTTATLTLGSRVIEQDVLATLYKANADALIAQADRSSVSNAAARWATLKRGGWALFNAALPFLGRGVGTAAWIWQIMDDLQEISDVQEQQQALDWTALTDILLSLGMVLAHRAATRKKPQRSASTVAQPTREVGKPLKPGAIRVARLPDIVGHELPDHHTPALHTQGALSAGSPASLGLLLDSLKVSQPEGLSPAAADGAYRHLRAAGEKWYAEVGARWFEVVLNDNDDVQIIDTRQQPPRRGPLLIANARGQWVVDLRLRLRGGGLKSRRKQLQQQNAESLRQKKQEIAAFDAGLADKRSQLVTVRRAMLEATPETAASARQQFLDTLDSQVKEYTVHIDSLKALNILEAVPNYRSAMLERISLQLFLMQAWIDETNPAFRQSLEVTLVLLDTPGNETDTARAEPFEKMSDLTRGIIDKIEFAHTRFAELSLLGKEAVEVTRQYRARLPSFSLEDLKLLQITLGQELCLNEQTGEFREGARVALETLIEDASLNIQSALDLRAEQGLEQLGERVEAMNNLVEQFDVIDQRFVDLIAEYPQHLNAERLESVKRHVAEFHQEAVQHLSTLLREQRLVEPVAGPSRSPATPARKIIKTRYKGTLVGQPRRSTGGQDGDLVDVVAPLTGKVIATFHEKSPGNWVERVPAKPSVSPRPGPDLPKSTQAAQVLLDGLADFRKRTQAHIARAQRNPTEIEEIYYIHAARLREAMEKIDQALTAGNQTDGKTSTATSLRQQLDNEATALYAEGRAARIDITKQQPPTAARVQWLFAKGEVTISKTTERRRLKGPRKDYLLEYPILDRKSGKALWYAHFHYTSPADPLPSFTAAHLKTVEQRRLGGAFVERENRSNQELIAIHRSSISRSQAEALFFS; translated from the coding sequence ATGCCCGAAAGTACCGCGCCCAGCGCTGTCGACATACTCACCCAACTGGTGAGTGGCCCCTCCCTCACCGAAGTCGCTTCCAATGCCTTGAAGCCCGCCCTTACGCGGCTGTACCCGCAGCAAGCGATCGACCCGGAACGGGTCGTGGTCGGTACGCCGACCTGGGTGATCAAAAAACAACGGATCGAGGTCGGCCCCTGCCAGTTCGAATCGCTGACCGATGTCCTGGTCAGGCTGGCCCTGTCCGGCACGACGGTCACGCTCATCGATGGCGAACACTTCCTCACCGAACAACCCGGCGTCGAGACTGCAATCCAGCTGCCGGTGAAAATGGAAACCGTGGGTGCGCTGCTCAACGAACTCGCCCCCTTGCTGTTCAAGTCTCTGCAAGAACAACAGATCGATTACTGGAACGAAACCGTCAGCCCCGCCGTACCCCGCTGGCATCAGCTCTCGCACACCTTGCAGCAGGTGTGGAATGTCAGCGCTGACAACGGCTGGGATGCGGATCAACGGGCAATGGCCCGCGCCGTGTTCAACCAACCGGACAAAACCCTGCGCTTGCCTGCCGACACCTACCAGACCCGCGCCTGTCTGATTGATCTGGACCTGGATGAGGGTAACCAGCGCAGCCACCTGAGCATCCTCGACACCGCCGTGCTGGTTGGCACCGTCGGTCAACGCACGCTGATTCTCAGCCACTCGATCACTCAGGGTTTCCAGCGTTTCAACAGCTTCGAGGAGCTGCAAAAGTCACTGCAATGGCCGGTCGAAACGGGCGCCGATGGAATCGACATCAAATGGCGATTGTTCGAACCACCGGGCAATTTTTTCGATCAGCAAGCCTGCGCGATGATTGCGCTGGAAGCTCAGGCGATTGGCGATATCGATTTTTTCCAGCGACCTGTCGACGCCGTATTTCTCCCGCGCCGTGGCGCGCCCGGCGATTCCGCCACTGGCGCGCAGCAAGTCCCTGCGCGGCTCACCGTTACCCAGCATTCGTTGCCGCCATGGCTCGATAACGCGGCGCCTGCCGACCAGACCCGTTACAGCCGTCACTTGCTGGATCTGGTCGCCATGCAACAGCAGCACGAGGGGAACACCTTTCAAAAAGAGGTTCCCGGCATCCAGGCCTTCACGCTGGGCAAACTGAACAGCGCCATCCGCCAGACTCCGGCGCAGGACTTCAGGTTGCAGGACGTGGAAATCACCGTCACCAGCGTGGTGGTCTGGGGCACATTCGTTCCGCCCGAACAGGAGCAGACCCTGACCCTGTCACTGGTCGAGCTGGCCTTGCAGAATCTGGCCGGTTTGCCGCTGGGCAACATTGCGGTGCGCTACCGCGAGGGTGCGAGCGCAGTACCGGCATGGATGACCTCGACCTATCTGGAAAATCTGGTGACCACGGTCAACATCGGCAAGACCTACCCGGATGAGCTCAAAAACAGGCTGCTCGATGACCCGGCCCGGTCTTCCCGCCTGCGACAACTCTACAGCCGCCAGTTGCCCGTCGAGCTGCCGCTGCTGGCGTTACAGTACAAAATCCGCGGTCAGGCCGGGTTCGATGAGCTGGGCTATCGGTATGTCCTTGCAGCCTTGGCCAGCACGGCGGTGGACAGGCGCGTCGACGGTCAGGACATCGTGATTCGCCCGCTGGGGTTCGTGACCGGCGGGCAGACCGACGAAGTGCTCAACATGTTCGTGATCGGCCCGCGCGACATGAGCAAGGGTCCCTGTCTGCTCTACCGGCCACTGCTTGACGCACCACTGCTGCAATTCCCCTCAACCGCGAACTTGCTGTATGCGATCCGCCATTCGCGCTCGCTGCGCCAGTCGGTACTTGCCTGGTTTCCGGACCGGGTGCGTTTCAATTACTCGCAATATGTCTTTCCAGGTGCGCTGCCTTCGGTATGGACGATACCGCAGCTGCTGGTCGACCCGACGTCGGCACCGGACACGACCGCTACCCTGACGCTGGGCAGCCGGGTCATCGAGCAGGACGTACTGGCGACCCTGTACAAAGCCAATGCCGACGCGCTGATTGCGCAGGCTGATCGCAGCTCTGTGTCCAATGCTGCAGCGCGCTGGGCCACGCTCAAACGTGGTGGCTGGGCATTGTTCAATGCCGCACTGCCGTTTCTCGGACGCGGTGTCGGCACTGCGGCGTGGATCTGGCAGATCATGGATGACCTGCAAGAGATCAGCGACGTTCAAGAACAGCAGCAGGCACTGGACTGGACCGCATTGACCGACATCCTGCTGTCGCTGGGCATGGTGCTCGCCCACCGCGCGGCCACGCGCAAAAAACCGCAACGCAGTGCCTCCACGGTCGCCCAGCCGACCCGAGAAGTTGGCAAGCCGCTCAAGCCAGGCGCTATTCGTGTCGCGCGGTTACCCGACATCGTCGGGCATGAACTGCCGGACCATCACACGCCGGCGCTGCACACCCAAGGCGCATTGTCGGCTGGCTCCCCTGCAAGTCTGGGCCTGTTGCTCGATAGCCTGAAGGTCAGCCAACCCGAAGGATTGAGTCCGGCCGCTGCCGACGGCGCGTACCGTCACCTGCGCGCGGCGGGGGAAAAATGGTATGCCGAGGTCGGCGCGCGCTGGTTCGAGGTCGTGCTCAACGACAATGACGACGTGCAGATCATCGATACCCGTCAGCAACCGCCACGCCGCGGGCCGCTACTGATCGCCAATGCGCGGGGACAGTGGGTTGTCGATCTGCGCTTGCGCCTGCGCGGTGGAGGGCTGAAAAGCCGGCGCAAACAGTTGCAGCAACAGAACGCCGAATCGTTACGCCAGAAAAAGCAGGAAATTGCGGCATTCGACGCCGGACTGGCAGACAAACGCAGCCAGTTGGTCACGGTACGCCGCGCCATGCTGGAAGCCACACCGGAAACTGCTGCAAGCGCCCGGCAGCAGTTTCTTGATACGCTCGACTCACAGGTCAAGGAATACACCGTCCACATCGATAGCCTGAAGGCCCTGAACATCCTCGAAGCGGTGCCCAACTACCGCTCCGCGATGCTCGAACGGATCTCCCTGCAACTGTTCCTCATGCAGGCCTGGATCGATGAAACCAACCCGGCGTTTCGCCAAAGCCTGGAAGTGACCCTGGTTCTGCTCGATACGCCGGGCAATGAAACGGATACCGCGCGTGCGGAACCCTTCGAGAAAATGTCCGACCTGACCCGGGGGATCATCGACAAGATCGAATTCGCCCACACCCGCTTTGCCGAACTGAGCCTGCTGGGCAAAGAAGCCGTCGAGGTGACTCGCCAGTACAGGGCCCGGCTGCCATCGTTCTCGCTGGAGGACCTGAAGCTGCTGCAAATCACCCTTGGCCAGGAGCTGTGCCTCAATGAACAAACGGGGGAGTTTCGCGAAGGCGCCCGCGTCGCGCTGGAAACCCTGATCGAAGATGCATCGCTGAACATTCAGAGCGCTCTGGATCTGCGCGCCGAACAGGGTCTGGAGCAACTCGGCGAGCGCGTCGAGGCGATGAATAATCTGGTGGAACAATTCGACGTCATCGACCAGCGATTCGTCGACCTCATCGCCGAGTATCCGCAGCACCTGAATGCCGAGCGTCTTGAAAGCGTGAAACGCCACGTTGCCGAATTCCATCAGGAAGCGGTGCAACATTTGTCGACCCTGCTGCGCGAGCAGCGCCTGGTGGAACCGGTCGCCGGGCCGTCCAGGTCACCGGCCACACCGGCGCGCAAAATCATCAAGACCCGTTACAAGGGCACACTGGTCGGGCAACCCCGTCGCAGTACCGGCGGACAGGACGGTGACCTGGTCGATGTGGTCGCCCCGTTGACCGGAAAAGTGATTGCCACCTTTCACGAGAAATCCCCGGGCAACTGGGTGGAACGGGTACCGGCCAAACCTTCGGTGTCACCACGCCCGGGCCCCGACCTGCCGAAAAGCACTCAGGCCGCGCAGGTGTTGCTCGATGGTCTGGCAGACTTCAGAAAACGCACTCAGGCGCACATTGCCCGGGCGCAACGAAATCCGACGGAGATCGAGGAAATCTACTACATACATGCCGCGCGCCTGCGCGAGGCCATGGAAAAGATCGATCAGGCCTTGACCGCCGGTAATCAGACCGACGGCAAAACGTCCACGGCTACCAGCCTGCGTCAGCAACTCGATAACGAAGCCACTGCCCTTTATGCCGAAGGTCGCGCCGCCAGAATCGACATCACCAAACAGCAGCCGCCCACCGCTGCACGGGTTCAATGGCTGTTCGCCAAAGGCGAAGTGACGATCAGTAAAACTACCGAGCGCCGCCGACTCAAAGGCCCGCGCAAGGATTACCTGCTGGAGTACCCGATACTCGATCGCAAGAGCGGAAAAGCCCTGTGGTACGCACATTTTCACTACACCAGCCCGGCGGATCCGTTGCCATCCTTCACTGCCGCGCATCTGAAAACCGTTGAACAACGGCGCCTGGGCGGCGCCTTCGTCGAGCGCGAGAATCGCAGTAACCAGGAGTTGATCGCGATCCATCGCAGCAGCATCAGCCGCTCACAGGCTGAAGCGCTGTTCTTCTCCTGA